The following proteins are encoded in a genomic region of Laspinema palackyanum D2c:
- a CDS encoding iron ABC transporter substrate-binding protein yields MKRRKILSLLGLALASGGLAIACSNGTTPTATTPAEPAATTATTPATGEQLVVYSGRNENLVGSLMEQFKSETGIDIQVRYGDTAELAAAILEEGQNTPADVFFAQDAGALGALQKADRTAKLPEDILNKVESRYRSPEGEWVGITGRVRTVDYNTNLVSPEEVPQSIMELADPKWEGKIGWAPSNGSFQAFVTALRLSLGEEQTKQWLEGVQANNPKVYPKNTAIVEALSRGEIAVGLVNHYYLEKFKAENPEAPVAHSFPNDVGSLVNVAGVSILENTDKLAASQQFVNFMLSPKAQEYFTQETYEYPLVTGVVATKTLTPLSDIKYPEIDLSNLNDLEGTLKLLQETGIL; encoded by the coding sequence GTGAAACGCAGAAAAATATTAAGCTTATTAGGGTTAGCCTTGGCAAGTGGGGGACTGGCAATTGCCTGTTCTAATGGAACGACACCCACGGCAACAACCCCAGCGGAACCGGCAGCAACAACAGCCACGACTCCCGCCACGGGAGAACAATTGGTTGTTTATTCCGGTCGCAACGAGAACCTAGTGGGTTCCTTGATGGAACAATTCAAGAGTGAAACCGGCATTGATATCCAAGTCCGCTACGGAGACACCGCAGAACTCGCCGCAGCCATTCTCGAAGAAGGCCAAAATACACCAGCAGACGTCTTTTTTGCCCAGGATGCCGGTGCTCTGGGTGCGCTGCAAAAAGCCGATCGCACCGCCAAACTGCCCGAAGATATTCTGAATAAAGTTGAGTCTCGGTATCGATCGCCCGAAGGTGAGTGGGTAGGGATTACAGGTCGGGTTCGCACTGTAGACTACAATACGAACCTAGTCTCACCGGAGGAAGTACCCCAGTCCATCATGGAATTGGCCGATCCGAAGTGGGAAGGAAAAATTGGCTGGGCACCGAGCAATGGGTCATTCCAAGCCTTTGTTACGGCCTTGCGACTCTCTCTTGGAGAGGAACAAACCAAACAATGGTTAGAAGGAGTGCAAGCCAACAATCCGAAAGTATATCCCAAGAATACGGCGATCGTGGAAGCACTTTCTCGGGGGGAAATTGCCGTCGGACTGGTCAATCACTACTATTTAGAAAAATTCAAAGCGGAAAATCCAGAGGCACCCGTTGCTCACAGTTTCCCTAACGATGTGGGATCATTGGTGAATGTAGCGGGTGTGAGTATTTTGGAGAATACAGACAAGCTGGCTGCATCGCAACAGTTTGTTAACTTTATGTTAAGTCCCAAAGCTCAGGAATACTTTACTCAAGAGACTTACGAGTATCCCTTGGTAACAGGTGTAGTGGCAACTAAAACTCTAACCCCCTTATCGGATATAAAGTATCCCGAAATTGATTTGAGTAACCTCAATGATTTAGAGGGAACGCTCAAGCTACTCCAGGAAACTGGCATTTTATAA
- a CDS encoding iron ABC transporter substrate-binding protein: protein MNYRKKLAIAAIAILLSLGGIRVVTAQGKTLIIYSGRNENLIAPVIDKARQELGLDIEVRYGDTAELAIALLEEGRNSRADLFFAQDAGALGAMAQARRTMPIPQPLLNQVDARFRSRNGQWMGISGRARVLDYNTRLVQRNQLPKNVWELTDPKWRGKIGWAPTNGSFQSFITAMRSTAGDDRTLEWLRAMKDNGTVVYPNNSTILEALGRGEVHLGLTNNYYLSRFTSENPNFPVAHHYMAGDIGSMINVAGVAIMDTTDQKGDAEKFIEYLLKPESQEYFAQQTSEYPLISGVEPPAKQIPISQINPPNIDLSNLADLAGTMSLLEQAGVL from the coding sequence ATGAACTATCGGAAGAAACTGGCGATCGCGGCGATCGCCATCCTGTTAAGCCTGGGCGGAATTCGTGTGGTTACGGCCCAAGGAAAAACCCTGATTATCTATTCCGGGCGCAATGAAAACTTAATTGCACCCGTTATTGATAAAGCCCGTCAAGAACTCGGACTTGATATAGAAGTTAGATATGGCGATACCGCAGAATTGGCGATCGCCCTACTGGAAGAAGGCCGAAATAGCCGTGCCGACTTGTTTTTCGCCCAAGATGCCGGAGCATTAGGGGCAATGGCCCAAGCTCGCCGCACCATGCCAATTCCCCAACCCTTGCTCAACCAAGTAGACGCTCGCTTTCGGTCTCGCAACGGCCAATGGATGGGAATCAGCGGTCGTGCGCGCGTCCTGGATTACAATACCCGACTGGTGCAGCGCAACCAACTCCCCAAGAATGTCTGGGAATTGACCGACCCCAAATGGCGGGGTAAAATCGGCTGGGCACCCACGAACGGATCATTTCAGTCCTTTATCACCGCCATGCGTTCCACTGCCGGAGATGACCGCACCTTAGAATGGCTGCGCGCCATGAAAGACAATGGAACCGTGGTGTATCCGAACAATAGCACCATTCTCGAAGCGTTAGGTCGAGGAGAAGTTCACCTCGGGTTAACGAATAATTACTATCTCTCGCGGTTTACCAGTGAAAATCCGAATTTTCCTGTTGCCCATCATTATATGGCTGGAGATATCGGGTCCATGATTAATGTGGCCGGGGTTGCCATTATGGATACTACGGACCAAAAAGGGGATGCGGAAAAATTCATTGAGTATCTACTCAAACCCGAATCCCAAGAGTATTTTGCTCAACAAACAAGCGAGTATCCCTTAATCTCTGGGGTAGAACCCCCAGCGAAACAAATTCCCATCTCTCAAATCAATCCGCCCAATATTGACTTGAGCAACTTAGCTGATTTAGCGGGAACAATGTCTTTACTAGAGCAAGCGGGAGTTTTATAA
- a CDS encoding ABC transporter permease, translated as MKSTKQGKAIAQIGKRLEQWVRASKPLGQGSGPPGFLVAAGSITAVAIALPLIYLLIRAAGAGFEEVWTLLSRPRTLEVLVHSAGLAAVVTLVSALICLPLAFLTERTDLPGRRFWAVATTLPLAVPSYVGSFALIAAFGPRGSWLQLLLEPLGVDSLPSIYGWFGAILALTLFTYPYLLIALRSGLQGIDPAIEEASRTLGNNAWSTFWQVTLPQLRPSLVAGGLLVALYSLRDFGTPSLMRFDSFTRVIFIQYRSSFNRNSAAVLSLVLVALLLVILAMEYRVRTGAAYYSTSSSGSRTPTRIPLGGWKWPAIAFCTIITTLGLVLPLAVTLFWLWRGLNAGKIPPDVLTTSFNSILASGLSAIIATLFALPVAILSVRFPGRITTVIERLTYIGFGLPGIVVALSLVFIGANYLPALYQTLPMLVFAYLVLFLPQSVGTIRSSLLQVNPQLEESARTLGRTPWQTLGEITLPLVSPGVLGGAVLVFLTAIKELPATMLLAPIGFKTLATQIWQATEDVQFTDAAAASLTLLLVSAGSTLVLLGRKSR; from the coding sequence ATGAAATCAACAAAACAGGGAAAGGCGATCGCCCAGATTGGCAAGCGGTTAGAGCAGTGGGTTCGGGCTTCTAAACCCTTGGGACAAGGGTCTGGCCCTCCGGGGTTTTTGGTGGCAGCCGGAAGTATTACCGCTGTAGCGATCGCCCTGCCTTTAATCTATCTGCTCATCCGGGCGGCAGGTGCGGGATTTGAGGAAGTCTGGACCTTACTTTCCCGTCCACGCACCCTAGAAGTCTTAGTTCACAGTGCCGGGTTAGCGGCAGTGGTGACCCTAGTTTCCGCCTTGATTTGCTTACCCCTAGCCTTTTTGACCGAACGGACTGATTTGCCCGGACGACGGTTTTGGGCCGTCGCCACCACCCTGCCGTTAGCGGTTCCTAGCTATGTGGGAAGTTTTGCCTTAATTGCCGCCTTTGGACCCCGAGGCAGTTGGCTACAACTGTTGCTCGAACCGTTGGGAGTGGACAGCTTGCCTTCCATCTATGGCTGGTTCGGGGCAATTCTGGCCCTAACCCTGTTTACCTATCCCTATCTGCTGATTGCCCTGCGATCGGGCTTGCAAGGCATTGATCCGGCGATCGAAGAAGCTTCGCGCACCCTGGGAAACAATGCCTGGTCTACCTTCTGGCAAGTCACCCTCCCCCAGCTACGCCCCTCCTTAGTAGCCGGGGGCTTATTAGTTGCCCTCTATTCCTTGCGCGACTTTGGGACACCCAGCTTGATGCGGTTTGACTCCTTTACTCGGGTGATTTTCATTCAGTACCGGAGTAGCTTTAACCGCAACTCAGCAGCAGTGTTGTCCTTAGTTTTAGTCGCCCTGTTGTTGGTGATTTTGGCGATGGAATATCGAGTGAGAACTGGTGCAGCTTACTACAGCACCAGTTCTAGTGGGAGTCGCACCCCCACGCGCATCCCGTTGGGGGGGTGGAAATGGCCGGCGATCGCCTTTTGTACCATCATCACCACCTTGGGATTAGTCCTCCCCCTTGCCGTCACCCTCTTCTGGTTATGGCGCGGACTTAATGCCGGAAAAATCCCCCCAGATGTCCTCACCACCAGCTTTAATTCCATCCTCGCCTCGGGTCTTTCCGCGATCATTGCCACCCTGTTCGCCCTCCCCGTCGCCATCCTTTCCGTGCGCTTTCCCGGACGAATTACCACCGTCATTGAGCGCTTAACTTACATTGGCTTTGGTCTGCCCGGAATCGTAGTCGCCCTGTCTTTAGTCTTTATTGGTGCTAACTATCTCCCGGCTTTATATCAAACCCTGCCCATGTTAGTGTTTGCCTATTTAGTGTTATTTTTACCCCAATCGGTTGGTACCATTCGCAGTTCCCTCCTGCAAGTCAATCCCCAATTAGAAGAATCCGCTCGTACCTTGGGCCGCACCCCCTGGCAAACCCTGGGGGAAATTACTTTACCTTTAGTCAGTCCTGGAGTATTAGGCGGTGCAGTTCTGGTGTTTCTGACAGCGATTAAAGAACTGCCAGCTACGATGTTACTCGCACCGATTGGATTTAAAACTTTAGCCACCCAGATTTGGCAAGCCACAGAGGATGTGCAGTTTACCGATGCAGCCGCAGCTTCCCTGACCCTGTTGTTAGTTTCTGCCGGTTCTACGTTAGTTTTATTAGGGCGGAAATCCCGTTGA
- a CDS encoding ABC transporter ATP-binding protein, with amino-acid sequence MNEPEILRLEAVTKTFDATGTPAVNRVSVNLQKGEILTLLGPSGCGKTTLLRLLAGFEKPDAGEIEIAGRQVAGGGVWIPPEHRQLGMVFQEYALFPHLTVAENVAFGLKRQQKQRIAHQVTEAIALVGLEGLEKRYPHQLSGGQRQRVALARAIAPAPAIVLLDEPLSNLDVQVRLYLREEIRKILKSTNTTAIFVTHDQEEALAISDRIAVMKKGRIEQFGTPEEIYEEPASRFVAGFVTQANFLPARRIGKLWETECGSFAVEVPEAVIPEPSDNSNEGELMIREEDLILKPDETGQVIIRDRQFLGREHRYCLITPSGREFHARSSGGSLLAVGTRVQVAAIEERLRVFALKGVG; translated from the coding sequence ATGAATGAACCGGAAATTTTAAGATTAGAAGCCGTTACCAAAACATTCGATGCCACGGGAACACCCGCTGTTAATCGAGTCTCGGTAAATTTGCAGAAAGGGGAAATTCTCACCCTGCTGGGTCCTTCGGGTTGTGGGAAAACGACCCTCTTGCGGTTATTAGCGGGATTTGAAAAACCCGATGCGGGGGAAATTGAAATTGCCGGAAGACAGGTTGCTGGGGGTGGAGTCTGGATTCCGCCAGAACATCGGCAATTAGGGATGGTGTTTCAAGAATATGCGTTGTTTCCTCATTTGACAGTGGCGGAAAATGTAGCATTTGGGTTAAAAAGACAACAGAAACAACGGATCGCGCATCAGGTGACAGAGGCGATCGCCTTGGTGGGATTGGAAGGATTGGAAAAACGCTATCCCCATCAACTGTCGGGGGGTCAACGACAGCGAGTGGCATTAGCGCGGGCGATCGCACCAGCACCGGCGATCGTTTTACTGGATGAACCGTTAAGCAATTTAGATGTCCAGGTGCGGTTGTATTTAAGGGAAGAAATCCGCAAGATTCTCAAGAGTACGAATACCACGGCGATTTTTGTCACCCATGATCAGGAGGAGGCACTGGCGATTAGCGATCGCATTGCGGTGATGAAAAAAGGACGCATCGAACAATTTGGGACCCCGGAAGAGATTTATGAGGAACCTGCCTCGCGGTTTGTAGCGGGATTTGTCACCCAGGCAAATTTTCTGCCTGCGCGCCGGATCGGCAAACTCTGGGAAACGGAGTGCGGATCTTTTGCAGTAGAAGTGCCTGAAGCGGTGATACCAGAACCGAGCGATAATTCTAATGAAGGGGAGTTAATGATCCGAGAGGAAGATTTAATCCTGAAACCCGATGAGACGGGACAGGTGATAATTCGCGATCGGCAGTTTTTAGGACGAGAGCACCGATATTGTTTGATCACCCCCTCAGGACGAGAATTTCATGCGCGCAGTAGTGGGGGGTCTCTGTTGGCAGTCGGGACCCGAGTGCAAGTAGCAGCGATCGAGGAACGGTTGCGAGTTTTTGCCCTCAAGGGAGTGGGGTGA
- a CDS encoding DUF1156 domain-containing protein produces MRKKLIEVALPLEAINAESAREKSIRHGHPSTLHLWWARRPLAACRAVLWSSLVDDPSSWPDKFPTEEDQKRERERLFDILGRITIETDKKGNHKQVVRGLVSWDDIKEPAIIDEAQKEIARCLAWDRGEEPPTQPDAVRDYIAQYAPPAYDPFAGGGSIPLEAQRLGLEAHASDLNPVAVLINKALIEIPPKFKDLPPINPANRQKKGMNFWKAAQGLAADVEFYGQWMREEAFQRIGHLYPKVALPKEYGDDAEATVIAWLWARTVKCPNPACGCQMPLVKSFQLSTKKGKEAWVQPMVQQGKGESELNGEMMAETAVPRIRFQVQSGTGEVPDGTVGRKGAVCLACGTPVGLDYVRSEGCGGRMGAQLMAIVAEGNKGRIYLSPTHEQEQIANSAQPKWQPESELICKSGVINAPLYGMTKHADLFTSRQLVALTTFSDLVSEAKKKAFQDAVCARLSDDDVPLNAGGTGARAYGEAIATYLAFAVDKSSDYWSNLCTWGISGETMSHVFTRQAIPMTWDFCEANPLSDSTGNFNGAINWVIQVLENHENGNCKSQVFQHDATWIHENDSRPKIVSTDPPYYDAVPYADLSDFFYTWLRPSVGSIYPDICSTLLAPKHQEMVADTFRHGSKQKAKDFFESSLIKLFHRINNLNHPDYPVTVYYALKQSETDDNNNVASTGWKTILEGLMQANFSIGGTWPLRTERSARMRNLDSNALASSIVLICRPRPETASKITRRQFLSELKKELPKSLKTLQQGNIAPVDLAQASIGPGMAVYSQYAAVLENDGSPMRVRTALQLINQLLDEYLTEQEGEFDSDTRWALTWFEQHQFNEGQYGDAETLSKAKNTSIQGLEQAGILSAKAGKVRLLKRSELQGDWNPEQDNRVPHWEITQHLIRALDQTGEIGAAELLAKLGNRGETARDLAYRLYNLCDRKGWAAEGIGYNSLVISWPEISRLANESKVTQPIQGSLF; encoded by the coding sequence ATGAGAAAAAAACTGATTGAAGTTGCCCTTCCCCTGGAAGCGATTAATGCTGAATCTGCCCGAGAAAAGTCGATTCGGCATGGGCATCCTTCAACCCTGCATTTGTGGTGGGCGCGGCGACCTTTAGCGGCTTGTCGAGCAGTTTTGTGGTCTTCTTTGGTAGATGACCCCTCCAGTTGGCCGGATAAATTCCCCACAGAAGAAGACCAAAAGCGAGAACGGGAGCGCTTATTTGATATTTTGGGGCGAATCACCATTGAGACGGATAAAAAAGGGAATCACAAACAAGTTGTCCGGGGTTTAGTCTCGTGGGATGATATCAAAGAACCGGCAATCATTGACGAAGCACAAAAAGAAATTGCCCGATGTTTAGCTTGGGACCGGGGAGAGGAACCGCCCACTCAACCGGATGCGGTGCGGGATTATATTGCTCAATATGCACCTCCGGCTTATGACCCATTTGCCGGGGGTGGGTCGATTCCTTTAGAGGCTCAACGGTTAGGATTAGAAGCTCATGCCAGTGATTTGAATCCGGTTGCGGTATTAATTAATAAAGCCTTAATTGAAATTCCCCCGAAGTTTAAAGATTTGCCGCCGATTAATCCAGCGAATCGGCAGAAAAAGGGGATGAATTTCTGGAAAGCTGCTCAAGGATTAGCAGCAGATGTAGAGTTTTATGGGCAGTGGATGCGTGAGGAAGCATTCCAACGGATAGGGCATTTATATCCCAAGGTGGCATTACCGAAAGAATATGGGGATGATGCTGAGGCGACGGTGATTGCTTGGTTATGGGCGAGAACAGTGAAATGTCCTAACCCGGCTTGTGGTTGTCAGATGCCGTTGGTGAAAAGTTTTCAGCTTTCCACGAAGAAGGGTAAAGAGGCTTGGGTTCAGCCAATGGTGCAGCAGGGTAAGGGGGAAAGTGAGCTTAATGGGGAGATGATGGCAGAGACTGCCGTCCCTCGCATTCGCTTTCAAGTGCAGTCAGGAACGGGAGAAGTGCCAGATGGGACCGTGGGCCGCAAGGGGGCGGTTTGTCTAGCTTGTGGAACCCCTGTGGGGTTGGATTATGTGCGGAGTGAAGGTTGTGGGGGGCGTATGGGGGCGCAGTTGATGGCAATTGTGGCCGAAGGAAACAAGGGGCGGATTTATTTATCGCCGACCCATGAACAAGAACAAATTGCTAATTCTGCTCAACCCAAATGGCAGCCCGAGAGTGAGTTGATATGTAAATCGGGGGTCATTAATGCGCCTTTATATGGCATGACGAAACACGCTGATTTATTCACATCTCGTCAATTAGTTGCCCTAACTACTTTTAGTGATTTAGTGAGTGAAGCGAAAAAAAAGGCGTTTCAAGATGCAGTTTGTGCCCGGTTATCCGATGATGATGTGCCGTTGAATGCGGGCGGTACTGGGGCGAGGGCTTATGGGGAGGCGATCGCCACTTACTTAGCTTTTGCTGTGGATAAAAGCTCGGATTACTGGAGCAATCTATGTACATGGGGCATTAGTGGAGAAACCATGAGTCATGTATTTACAAGACAAGCTATTCCCATGACTTGGGATTTTTGCGAAGCCAATCCCCTCAGTGATTCCACCGGAAATTTTAATGGCGCGATTAATTGGGTTATACAAGTTCTGGAAAATCATGAAAATGGCAATTGTAAATCTCAAGTATTCCAACATGATGCAACTTGGATTCATGAAAATGACTCCCGACCCAAAATAGTATCAACAGACCCGCCCTATTATGATGCTGTACCTTACGCCGATTTATCGGATTTTTTCTATACATGGCTCCGTCCAAGTGTGGGTTCAATTTATCCAGACATTTGTAGTACCCTGTTAGCGCCAAAACATCAAGAAATGGTCGCGGATACCTTTCGCCATGGTAGCAAGCAAAAAGCCAAAGATTTTTTTGAATCCAGCCTAATTAAATTATTTCATCGCATCAATAATCTCAATCATCCTGATTATCCGGTCACGGTTTATTACGCACTTAAACAATCAGAAACCGATGATAATAATAACGTTGCTTCAACAGGTTGGAAAACAATTTTAGAAGGCTTAATGCAGGCTAATTTTAGCATTGGTGGAACCTGGCCATTAAGAACAGAAAGAAGTGCCAGAATGAGAAATCTTGACTCAAACGCCCTCGCTTCCTCTATCGTTCTTATCTGCCGCCCTCGTCCAGAAACCGCCTCCAAAATCACGCGCCGCCAATTCCTCAGCGAATTAAAAAAAGAACTCCCCAAATCCTTAAAAACCCTACAACAGGGTAATATCGCCCCCGTAGACCTTGCCCAAGCCAGTATCGGACCCGGGATGGCCGTCTACTCCCAATACGCTGCCGTCCTCGAAAATGATGGTTCCCCCATGCGAGTTCGCACTGCTTTACAACTGATTAATCAACTCCTCGATGAATACCTCACGGAACAAGAAGGAGAATTTGATAGCGATACCCGGTGGGCGCTGACCTGGTTTGAACAACATCAGTTCAATGAAGGACAATATGGCGATGCCGAAACCCTTTCCAAAGCTAAAAATACCAGTATTCAAGGCTTAGAACAAGCGGGAATTTTAAGTGCCAAAGCAGGAAAAGTCCGCCTCCTGAAACGGTCAGAACTGCAAGGGGATTGGAATCCAGAACAGGATAATCGCGTCCCTCATTGGGAAATCACCCAACACCTGATTCGCGCCCTCGACCAAACCGGAGAAATCGGGGCAGCAGAACTCCTCGCCAAACTCGGAAACCGAGGAGAAACTGCCCGAGATTTAGCCTATCGACTCTATAACCTCTGTGACAGAAAAGGGTGGGCAGCGGAGGGAATTGGCTATAACAGCCTAGTCATTTCTTGGCCCGAAATCAGCCGGTTAGCCAACGAATCAAAAGTTACTCAACCCATCCAAGGCAGTCTGTTTTAA
- a CDS encoding Uma2 family endonuclease, whose translation MVTLQLQQIDIPLGQRLLIHHLNWEQFEEIITELGESRTARIAYHQETLEIRMPTPEHEIDKEIISDIVKILLEELEIDCECFGSTTFKQTAMKSGIEPDQCFYIQNQTQMRGKRRIDLSIDPPPDLAIEVDVTSKTQMDAYLSLGVPELWIYARGELKIYTLNSGEYQQVSTSPTFPGFPLLDPVTAVLNQTLTQGRSPALRAFRQQIRTLNSTL comes from the coding sequence ATGGTCACCTTACAACTCCAACAAATCGACATCCCCCTGGGTCAACGCTTGTTAATTCATCACTTAAATTGGGAACAATTTGAAGAAATCATCACTGAACTGGGAGAAAGCCGCACAGCTAGAATTGCCTATCATCAAGAAACCTTAGAAATCAGAATGCCCACCCCAGAACATGAAATTGACAAAGAAATTATTAGCGATATTGTCAAAATCTTACTAGAAGAACTAGAAATAGACTGCGAATGTTTTGGGTCAACCACCTTCAAACAAACTGCCATGAAAAGTGGCATTGAACCGGACCAATGCTTTTACATTCAAAACCAGACTCAAATGCGCGGGAAACGCCGCATTGATTTATCCATAGATCCACCCCCCGACCTAGCTATTGAAGTCGATGTCACCTCTAAAACCCAGATGGATGCTTACCTCAGCCTGGGAGTTCCGGAACTCTGGATTTATGCCCGGGGTGAACTCAAGATTTACACCCTAAACTCCGGAGAATATCAACAAGTTTCTACCAGTCCCACCTTCCCCGGTTTTCCCCTATTAGACCCGGTAACAGCAGTTCTGAATCAAACTCTGACCCAGGGCAGAAGTCCTGCCTTAAGAGCCTTCCGCCAGCAAATTCGTACCCTAAACTCTACCCTATAA